The nucleotide window CCTCTTCGGAACTCTTTCCACTCAAACCAAAAGCGTACATGAACTCGTTTTTATCTATATTTAACCTGCAGCACATCGCATAGCTTGCATCAGGATCAACAACGTTGGTGTTTAGCCAATAGAAGCTCCCCCTCTTTGCAGCCGTCGTAAAAACGGCCTCAAACACCTCGGGATCATCCCAGAGCATCTTTGCCGTAACCATTATCGTGGGAATCGGGAAAGTGAAGGGCTGTCCTATGGCGTCTCCCTCCCTGAGAACCTGGGTTAATGCCACGAAGAACTTCTTGGCCTCTTCCTCGTACTCTCCTAGGGGGGCTACTTTCTTACCGTCGTAAACTGCGTAATCCCCCTCAAGCATCTTCTTAGGAGCGTCAAGCGTTACCGTGAAGTTAGTGAAAGGCGTTTGCAATCCAATCCTCGTTGGGTAGTTTAAGTTATAAACTAACCTCTGAATGTTCTGCTTTATCTTTCTCTCATCTAGGTTTTCCTTCCTAATGAAAGGCCCAGCGTACCATTCAACGCTGCTAAAAGCTTGAGCTCCGGAGAAGTAGTGTTGCAACGTTATTAGATAATTAGCGACGTGATCCACGAAAGTGTCGAAATGCCTAGCTGGCCTAGAAATTATAGTCGGCGTCTTTAGGCCTTTCTCAAGTAGCCTAGCTATGCTATGCCCAGTACAGTAGGGGATGTAGAGGCTGTAGGGTAGTTTATGTATGTATATTTCTCCAGAGAAGTGCGCCCTTCTTCCAATCTCAGGGATTAAGTTTAGGCTATCTTTCAGGGCCTCCTCCATCACGTAGGCAAAGAAACCGCTAGGCCCAGGATATCTGTTCGCGTTCTCGAGAACATCAAGACTCTGCCACTTCGCATACTCACTAATTATATCCCTTGAAACTTCCTCCATTCGAATCACCTGGATATTTTGTCCAATTAGGATGTGCTGGCTATATGGGTTATAGGCCTTTTGGATATTAAATCCAATATTACGGCAAAGATTTGACATTAAAATTGACTTATCTTCATTGCTTCTTAAAAGCAAACTGGAAGAATACCAATCCAGAAAAGGTAGATAAACGAAAAGATGAAAAATTAGTCATTAGTTCTTGTCACGATGTCATCATATTATCGCCTTTTCTGTATCTTTGTCAAATACGTGCATCATGTCAAGGTCTATAACGATGGTTACTTCCTTCCCGACTTCAATTGGAATGTGCCCAGGGAGCTTAACCTTGACTAGCTCATCCCCAAATTTAACGTGGAGTATGGTGTCAGTTCCCAAGGCCTCAACGAAATCAACCTTAGCATTGAGCTTTGCAGTCTTTTTCATATGAGCTAGCTCGCTAACCCCTTCAACGGTCATGTGCTCTGGTCTAATTCCAAATAGAACAGTTTTTCCAATGTAATCCCTAAGGAGTTCCATGATATCCTGGGGCAACTCTATTTTGAACCCTTTCCCCTCTAAGTAACCATCTCCTACAGAGACTTCAACTATGTTCATCTCGGGAGCTCCGATGAATGTGGCCACGAAGACGGAGTTTGGCTTAAGGTAAACTTCCGTGGGAGGTCCAACTTGAAGTAACTGTCCCCTGTTCATAACTGCAATCCTATCCCCCATCGTCATGGCCTCAACTTGATCGTGGGTAACGTAGATTGTGGTGACCTTAAGCTTCTGTTGCAACTTTTTTATTTCAGCTCTCATCGCAACCCTAAGCTTCGCATCCAAATTGCTTAATGGCTCATCCATTAAGAGAACATCGGGCTCAACGACTATTGCCCTGGCCACGGCAACCCTTTGCCTTTGACCTCCGGAGAGCTGGGCAGGATACCTATCTAAAAGTTCCTCTATTTGTAAAAGCTCCGCGGCCCATCTTACCCTCTTATCTATCTCATCCCTGGGGAACTTCTTTATCTTTAGTGGGAATGCTATGTTATCGTAAACCGTCATGTGAGGCCAAACGGCATAGCTTTGAAAGACCATGCTTATGTTCCTCTCCCTTGGAGGCAGATACGTCACTTCCCTATCCCCGAAGTATATCTTGCCCTCGGTAGGTTCCTCTAAGCCTGCAATCATCCTTAGCGTCGTAGTCTTCCCACAGCCACTCGGCCCCAGGAGAACTAAGAACTCACCATCTTTGATCGTTAGGTTTAGCTTATTCACCGCTGTAAAGTTTCCGAATTTCTTAGTTAAGTTTTCGAGCCTAACTTCCACCATCTTAATCACCTCAAGGTTATACCCCACATCGTTACCAGATACCTCCTGGCAAAAAATATGAACAGCATTGCGGGTAATATCATTATGAATGCAGCGGCGAACTTGTAATAAGCTGGAGCGGCCCCACCGGCTGCCCCTGCGACTATCGAGAGTATTTGAGCAGGCAAAGTTCTATTCTTCAGGGTTAGTATAGATGCTACGAAAACCTCATTCCAGCTCATGACGAAGGTGAACATTGCGGCAGCGGCCAATCCTGGCAAAGCCAGTGGTAGAGTTATGCTCTTGAATGCACCCCATCTCGTTAATCCGAAAACCATTCCAGCCTCTTCAAGCTCCTTATCAACGCCGGCAAATATGCTAGACGTTATAAGAACAACGAAAGGTAACGCCATGGCTGTATGGGCTAAAGCTACCCCCAGGAGGGTATCTATTAAGTTTAGTTTTATGTAGAGAACAACTAATGGAATGGCCATTACTGGAATTGGAAACATCCTTAACGCGACTATTGATAATTTTATGGTATCTTTTCCTTTGAAAACGTACCTAGCTATCGCGTATCCGGCGGGAATTCCAAGTAAGAAGCTTATGATTATCGTGAGGACTGCGACTATTATGCTATTCTTTATACCACTCCACGCCCCAAGCGTGAAGAGTATTGTCTTAACCCACTGACTTGTGAAACTCGTTGGAATGACCTTGTGGGGGTTATAGTAATCGGCCTTCGTTGAGAAGGCGTAGAGCGTTGAAACTATTATCGGGATTAGAATCCAAGCGACTACCGTGAAGATAAAAGCGTAAAATGCAATTTTCTTTAACATAAATGCCGTTTTCTCATTCACGTTCTCACCTCCAAGTACTCGGCCTTGAGGAACTTAACGTACAATGCCCCCAGGAAGATTGAGAGCAACGCGATTGTTAGGGCATATATTGAGGCAACTCCATAATCCTTGATTTCCGTCAATTGATAGAAACCCTCTCCAGCTAAGACGGGTATATCCCTTCCAGCTAAAATCCAGACGACACCGAACACCTGCATTGCGAAGAGCGTCCTTATTATGAGGGCACTCTGAATGCTTGGCTTAAGCATCGGAATGACTATCCTTCTCAATCTAGTCCAGTATCCAGCCCCAAAGACTTCGGCCGCTTCAAGGTATTCCCTACTTATCATCTGAAGCCCGGCCAAGATTATCACGAAGACTATTGCCGTTGCCCTCCAAACCTCAGCGATGACTATTGCCAAGAATTCCATCATCCTGTACTCGTATCCAAAGAAGTGAATAGGACTCGAAATTATGCCTAGATTAAGCAGTAACTTATTTATGAACCCATAATCAGATAGCATGGTGTACCATATTAATCCAGCCGCTACGTCGCTAATCGTTAACGGTATTACAAGGGCGTAAATCGTTAAGTCTTTTCCCTTAAACGCTCTATTAACTGCCAAGGCCAATACCAAGGCGAGAATTAGTTGGACGGGAACTATAACGAGTGCAAGTAAAATCGTATATTTCAAAGCTTCCCAAAAGGTAGGGTCGGAGATTGCCCTCCTAACGGTATCAAGAGAAAAAGCTCCATTCTTTGTGAAAGCTAAATAAAGGGCTTGAATAAGGGGATAACCAATGAAGAATAGCAAATACACAACGGCAGGCGTGAGAAGGAGGTATGGGATATACTTAGATTTGATATTCATTTAAGCATCCCTCCATAAACAAAAAAGAGAGGAATTAAATCATGGCTCCTCTACACCCTGCTCCTTGAAGAGTTGGTGTAGCTTTGGCCCAAGTTCACTTAGTACT belongs to Pyrococcus abyssi GE5 and includes:
- a CDS encoding ABC transporter ATP-binding protein codes for the protein MVEVRLENLTKKFGNFTAVNKLNLTIKDGEFLVLLGPSGCGKTTTLRMIAGLEEPTEGKIYFGDREVTYLPPRERNISMVFQSYAVWPHMTVYDNIAFPLKIKKFPRDEIDKRVRWAAELLQIEELLDRYPAQLSGGQRQRVAVARAIVVEPDVLLMDEPLSNLDAKLRVAMRAEIKKLQQKLKVTTIYVTHDQVEAMTMGDRIAVMNRGQLLQVGPPTEVYLKPNSVFVATFIGAPEMNIVEVSVGDGYLEGKGFKIELPQDIMELLRDYIGKTVLFGIRPEHMTVEGVSELAHMKKTAKLNAKVDFVEALGTDTILHVKFGDELVKVKLPGHIPIEVGKEVTIVIDLDMMHVFDKDTEKAII
- a CDS encoding carbohydrate ABC transporter permease, yielding MNEKTAFMLKKIAFYAFIFTVVAWILIPIIVSTLYAFSTKADYYNPHKVIPTSFTSQWVKTILFTLGAWSGIKNSIIVAVLTIIISFLLGIPAGYAIARYVFKGKDTIKLSIVALRMFPIPVMAIPLVVLYIKLNLIDTLLGVALAHTAMALPFVVLITSSIFAGVDKELEEAGMVFGLTRWGAFKSITLPLALPGLAAAAMFTFVMSWNEVFVASILTLKNRTLPAQILSIVAGAAGGAAPAYYKFAAAFIMILPAMLFIFFARRYLVTMWGITLR
- a CDS encoding carbohydrate ABC transporter permease, coding for MNIKSKYIPYLLLTPAVVYLLFFIGYPLIQALYLAFTKNGAFSLDTVRRAISDPTFWEALKYTILLALVIVPVQLILALVLALAVNRAFKGKDLTIYALVIPLTISDVAAGLIWYTMLSDYGFINKLLLNLGIISSPIHFFGYEYRMMEFLAIVIAEVWRATAIVFVIILAGLQMISREYLEAAEVFGAGYWTRLRRIVIPMLKPSIQSALIIRTLFAMQVFGVVWILAGRDIPVLAGEGFYQLTEIKDYGVASIYALTIALLSIFLGALYVKFLKAEYLEVRT